A single genomic interval of Lathyrus oleraceus cultivar Zhongwan6 chromosome 7, CAAS_Psat_ZW6_1.0, whole genome shotgun sequence harbors:
- the LOC127101074 gene encoding non-specific lipid-transfer protein 2 isoform X2 has product MATSMKLACVALVMCMVVIAPMAEAALSCGTVSGDLAPCLTYLQAPNNASPPPPCCAGVKKLLGAATTTPDRQAACNCLKSAAGSISRLNTNNAAALPGKCGVSIPYKISTSTNCNTVKF; this is encoded by the coding sequence atgGCAACAAGCATGAAATTAGCATGTGTTGCTTTGGTGATGTGCATGGTAGTTATTGCGCCTATGGCAGAAGCTGCTTTGTCATGTGGAACTGTATCCGGTGATTTGGCTCCATGCCTTACTTATCTTCAAGCTCCTAATAATGCCAGTCCTCCACCGCCATGCTGTGCAGGAGTGAAGAAGCTTCTTGGTGCTGCCACCACGACGCCTGATCGTCAGGCTGCCTGTAACTGCTTGAAATCAGCTGCCGGTTCTATTTCTAGATTGAATACTAACAATGCTGCTGCTCTCCCGGGCAAATGCGGTGTTAGCATTCCTTACAAGATCAGTACCTCCACCAACTGTAACAC
- the LOC127101074 gene encoding non-specific lipid-transfer protein 2 precursor gives MATSMKLACVALVMCMVVIAPMAEAALSCGTVSGDLAPCLTYLQAPNNASPPPPCCAGVKKLLGAATTTPDRQAACNCLKSAAGSISRLNTNNAAALPGKCGVSIPYKISTSTNCNTIKF, from the exons atgGCAACAAGCATGAAATTAGCATGTGTTGCTTTGGTGATGTGCATGGTAGTTATTGCGCCTATGGCAGAAGCTGCTTTGTCATGTGGAACTGTATCCGGTGATTTGGCTCCATGCCTTACTTATCTTCAAGCTCCTAATAATGCCAGTCCTCCACCGCCATGCTGTGCAGGAGTGAAGAAGCTTCTTGGTGCTGCCACCACGACGCCTGATCGTCAGGCTGCCTGTAACTGCTTGAAATCAGCTGCCGGTTCTATTTCTAGATTGAATACTAACAATGCTGCTGCTCTCCCGGGCAAATGCGGTGTTAGCATTCCTTACAAGATCAGTACCTCCACCAACTGTAACAC CATTAAGTTTTGA